A genomic region of Trifolium pratense cultivar HEN17-A07 linkage group LG3, ARS_RC_1.1, whole genome shotgun sequence contains the following coding sequences:
- the LOC123916961 gene encoding protein SCO1 homolog 2, mitochondrial, whose protein sequence is MPVSRFLLSSSKHRSTREALACLFLPRCVPSNRTQAVRYTKSTKHSKTRHDLNPVFTPPPRSESSRSWGAYAVPAVVLGFAGIAAFFHYNDERRAVPKGHQGDSRNRNMVSGPIIGGPFTLVNKEKQTVTERNFLGNWVLLYFGYTSSPDIGPEQVQLMAKAIDILESKQNLKILPVFVTIDPQRDTPSQLRAYLEEFNSRIVGLTGPVAAIRQMAQEYRVYFKKVEEDGGDYLVDSSHNMYLLNPNMEVVRCFGVEYNAEQLSEAIWKELNKKPS, encoded by the exons ATGCCTGTTTCAAGATTTTTACTCTCTTCTTCCAAACACCGTTCAACCCGTGAAGCTCTCGCTTGTCTTTTTCTTCCAAG GTGTGTTCCATCTAACAGAACTCAAGCTGTTAGATATACAAAATCTACAAAACATAGTAAAACAAGACATGATCTGAATCCTGTCTTTACTCCTCCACCACGATCCGAGTCTTCTCGCTCATGGGGAGCTTATGCTGTT CCAGCTGTTGTTCTAGGATTTGCCGGGATTGCAGCATTTTTTCATTATAATGACGAGAGGAGAGCTGTTCCAAAAG GTCATCAGGGGGATAGCCGCAATAGAAATATGGTCAGTGGACCCATAATTGGTGGTCCCTTTACACTGGTTAATAAAGAGAAGCAAACTGTTACGGAACGGAATTTTCTTGGCAATTGGGTCCTCCTCTACTTTGGTTATACCTCATCCCCTGATATTGGGCCAGAACAAGTTCAACTTATGGCTAAGGCAATTGATATCTTAG AATCAAAACAGAATCTTAAAATTCTACCAGTATTTGTTACGATTGATCCTCAACGTGATACTCCCTCACAACTCCGTGCATACCTTGAAG AGTTTAACTCAAGGATAGTAGGTTTAACTGGACCAGTTGCGGCTATTAGGCAGATGGCACAAGAATATCgtgtttattttaaaaaggtAGAAGAGGATGGTGGTGATTATCTTGTTGACAGTTCCCACAACAT GTATTTGTTGAACCCTAACATGGAGGTTGTGAGATGCTTTGGAGTCGAGTATAATGCGGAGCAGTTGTCAGAAGCGATATGGAAAGAGCTGAACAAAAAACCCTCTTGA